In Rhipicephalus microplus isolate Deutch F79 chromosome 7, USDA_Rmic, whole genome shotgun sequence, one genomic interval encodes:
- the LOC119179151 gene encoding uncharacterized protein LOC119179151 gives MAELSELYHASLRAISPDKPLPDESGFWKVPPTPRIAFPYRILYTDKSRPLRPSDFGGKSSDNSDRGERGSSSERTLTDTDDDSGDEPPPLLSPYTWVKVLIVASVTCMLSLVLVMVVSHRALRSPTSTSEEPAVFIDPVEFVARAALDQPTDEGSDVTVAETTASAPPKTEGLRDG, from the exons GAGCCATTTCGCCCGACAAGCCCTTGCCAG ACGAGAGCGGATTCTGGAAAGTGCCGCCGACGCCCCGTATCGCATTTCCATACCGGATCCTTTACACGGACAAGTCGAGGCCACTACGCCCGTCGGACTTCGGCGGCAAAAGCTCGGACA ACTCCGATCGAGGCGAGAGAGGTAGTTCATCGGAACGCACCTTGACAGACACGGACGACGACTCCGGCGACGA GCCACCTCCTCTACTCAGCCCGTACACGTGGGTTAAGGTTCTGATTGTCGCCTCGGTCACCTGTATGCTCTCACTGGTGCTCGTCATGGTCGTCAGCC ATCGCGCGCTGAGATCGCCGACATCGACTTCAGAAGAGCCGGCCGTCTTCATCGACCCTGTCGAGTTCGTGGCCAGGGCAGCGCTTGATCAGCCCACGGATGAAGGTAGTGATGTCACCGTGGCCGAAACGACGGCGTCGGCGCCACCGAAAACGGAAGGTTTACGCGATGGCTGA